The Gemmatimonadaceae bacterium genome contains the following window.
TGGGGATGCTGGGTGGATGCGGGAATCGGGATACGGTGTGGGCATGGATACTCGGTTTCCGGTGCCTGCCCTCAGTGGCGATGGGATGGATCCAGTCGAACGACTCTCTGCCTACCGGCTTGCCTTGGAGGCGATGCGGAAGGGGCGGGAGGATGTCGCTCGGATGCGGGGGGATCCGGCGTTGGCCGAGGTTGCGGGGCAGTTGCTGCGGGCGACCGCTTCCGTTGCGGCCAACATTGCCGAGGGGTATTCGCGCGGGTCGCCGAGTGATCGGCGGAAGTTCCTCGAGTACGCTCTGGGCTCCACGCGCGAGTCAATCGTGTGGTACGAGGCCTCCGAACTCGCGGAGAAGCCCGAACGCCTCGATCGGCTGGTCTCAATCCGCAGGCTGTTGCTGACAATGATCCGCAGCGCCCGAACAGACAGTGCGCGCGACCGACAGAAGTGGAGGCGATAGCCC
Protein-coding sequences here:
- a CDS encoding four helix bundle protein, which encodes MDTRFPVPALSGDGMDPVERLSAYRLALEAMRKGREDVARMRGDPALAEVAGQLLRATASVAANIAEGYSRGSPSDRRKFLEYALGSTRESIVWYEASELAEKPERLDRLVSIRRLLLTMIRSARTDSARDRQKWRR